A segment of the Trifolium pratense cultivar HEN17-A07 linkage group LG7, ARS_RC_1.1, whole genome shotgun sequence genome:
TCGTACATATGATCAGTTTGATCTTAACTGAAATCAAGTTGATCACGAGTACGAGTTCAAAATATTTGTCTTTATCTTGTTCTTGGTTTGTTCCTTAATTATTGATTTCTTGGATTCACTAGCATCATTAAATTTTCTTCTAAGAGATGGAATCAATGATCAAGGCATGGTTGGTGATGCCTATTCTTTTCTTGTCTGCAAACTATTTGCAACAATGTGTCAATGGAAAATCACAAGTACCTTGTTTGTTTATCTTTGGAGACTCTTTATCTGATAGTGGAAACAATAACAACCTTCCTACCTCTTCAAAAGCTAATTACAATCCTTATGGTATCGACTTTCCGTTCGGCCCAACTGGAAGATTTACCAACGGTCGAACTGCAATTGACATAATAAGTAACATTCTTTCAACATAAACTATATTATTATGAACTCTTATCTCTCGTTTTGATTAAGCTAAAGTCCTTTTGATTGCAGCTCAACTTCTTGGATTTGAGGAATTCATTCCACCGTTTGCAAACATTAATGGTTCAGACATACTCAAAGGTGTGAACTATGCAGCTGGGGGAGCTGGAATTCGTTCCGAGACAAGCATGACTTCGGTATAAATATGTTATAAATTAAAGAGCCTAGTATTTTCTTTATCTTCAATTGGTTTATGGTAGATGTCTGGAGGATTTACGTTATATTATGTCGGTACAGGGTTTTATTATCAGCTTGGGAATGCAGTTAAAAAATCACAGAGATATAGTTTCTCAAATTGCTGGCAAACTTGGAAGTGTTGACAAAGCTCAACAATATCTTAACAAATGCTTGTATTATGTGAATATAGGAAGTAATGATTACATAAACAATTACTATCTTCCTCAATACTATCCAACAAGCCTTATGTATAGCCCTGATCAGTATGCAGAAGCTCTAATCCAAGAGTTATCTTTGAATTTACTGGTATATCTCTGTGTTTCACTAATAGTAGCATATCAATTGAAGTTACAATATTTATAATATGACTGTTGGTAGTTGCCTTGAAAACGAGGAAGGCATGGTTATCGCGTTTTCGCTCCAGGCCAAGGGTTCACTCACAGATTTTGCACCAGGCGAAATTTTGGGCAAAACAAGTGATTGCCACTGTCTTCACGCCCCAGACGGAGGAAATGTCGCCTCAGGCGAAATTTCTAGCAGTATATATGCTGTCTCATTTTGCAGCAGCCAAaattgagagaaagagagagaaaaataggGTTTTGGAAGGGTTCTTCAATCAACATCAATCTAGGATCAAAGGGGGTTCCTTTTGGGTATATGCTAGGGTTGGGGAAGTGATTCTAACACCTTGTAagcacttatcattgaaatctcttggtcaggggaagagatttgggaaaagggtagaaatagGGAAAATCTATTTCTTGCAACACTTTTTGTATTgaatctcattgtaatcaagaaggaagtttgatagtggaacggagagctctCTCTCCCCGAGAGTAGGTTGGTTTTAACCGAATTGGGTAAAAAATTTCATCGTGTTCTTTATCGCTTTTACTTGTTTTAGCTTTTGTGTTTAATTGCTCATTcattttgatttggttgcttaCACTAAAGGATTTATTGGTGTGGTTTCTTAGCATTCACAACAATGATGCTTTATAATAGTGCCATTTGATATTTGTAACAGGGTTTACATGACATTGGAGCAAGAAAATATGTGTTGGTTGGGTTAGGCCTATTGGGCTGCGTTCCATATACCATAGATAATCATGGAACAAATGGTTCTTGTGTTGATGAGGAAAATGACCCTGCATACATTTACAATGTTAAGCTTAAATCTCTAGTGGATAATTTCAACAAGAAGTTCTCTCTTGATTCCAAATTCATCTTCATAAATAGTACATTAGAATCAGATATCCAGAATCCAGATCGTAAGTTTTAGTTTACTGCTAAAATTTCAGTATATATCAACTGATTTAGTGACCAAAATATTTAGTGACCGATCAGCCGGTCTCTaatcgttaattaaatgagtttaTGACTGATTTGTGAGAAGTCGCTAAACCACTAGTCTCTAATATTAGCGACTGACTTGAGATTTTCAGTCTCTAATATTACTCAGTAACTAAATTAGTCACTATATATAGCATCTTTTTgtacacaataattaaaaaacaatgtATATAACCATGCTACATTTTCGATGAATCTCAGGTTTTTTGGTTTCAAATGCTCCTTGTTGTCCATCAGGGTGTTTTCCTGATGAAAGGCCGTGCTATAATAGGAGTGATTATGTGTTTTGGGATGATGCCCATCCCACTGAGGCTTGGAACCAACTCACTGCAATAAGGTCTTATGAAGATACAGATGATTCAGGGTACACTTATCCAATGGATATTAAGCAACTTGTTGAACAAGAAACTATGATGAAATTGGAGCCTAGTGCCTCTAGTTAAATAGTTTCAAACTAACAATAAATTggtttattattgttataatttaatattttagcaTTTAGCATATGGTTTGCTGTCAGATTCTGCAATGTTCTTTGATGCTAGGAATTGGAAGAGAGTGCAGtatgaaaataataatggatTTTCTCATACTAAACTATCAAGCTAAACTTGCTAAAATTAAGAGTTGTGTCTGATTAAGGGTTGCGAGTCTTCGGGATCcaactaaaataaatttgttacaTATACTCCACTTTAGcactttataagtaaaaatgcactttttaccagattcataaaatatacaatgaacctaaatatacaatgaatctaaaaagtgcatttttgcttataaagtatcaagcataattagtatttaattattatcattattattttaggatttgtataaagtctatagagtcaatcaccttaattgttggagatatttgttccttaatttactccaattaggttactatacttgtgtatatatacacctcttgtaaactctcaaaagCAATGCAATATACAATtttattcattcctttataTGGTATCAGTTGGTAACGTTCCAGCCCTACCCTGTTAAACCAGAAAACGCCGTTTTTTCTCCGTTTGCCGTAACATTGTGCCTCCCATGGCTTCCGATGGCTCTCGCTCAATAGCTAACCCCTATGAACCCTCCAAACCCTTTGCGTGTATCACCCTCAGCGGTGTCACCAAGCTTCTCCCTACCAATTACCTCAATTGGAAACTCCAGGTAGAAGCCTTCCTTGATGGTTTTGATCTACTCAAATACACTGATGGATCGTTCCCTGCGCCGACAGCAACGATCACCACCACCGCAACGCCTCCGGTAACATCACCAAACCCTGCTTTTCAAACATGGCGTCGCCAGGATCGCCTCATCTATGGTGCCATCCTCACCACTCTTTCCGATGAGGTGGCCTCCTTGGTGTCCCAGACGAAGACCTCGCACGACCTCTGGGAGCTTCTCAAGAACACCTATGCCAAAGCCTCCCGGAGTCACCTTAAACAACTCAAGGAACGTCTTCGGATGGCGTCGAAAGGTCCTCAATCCATCACGACCTACATGCACTCTCTGAAGCAAACTGCTGATCTCCTCGCCTCTCTCGGATCTGCTGTCTCTGTCGAGGACATGACCGACCATGTCTTGCGCGGCCTTGATGACGGTTACCGAGCAGTCATTGATGGGGTCAACGCAAGGGACACTCCAATCACCTTTGATGATCTCCTCGAAAAGCTCCTCATCCAGGAACTCTCTCTTGCTGCTGCTCAACGCCAATCACCTGCTCCTGTTACTGCGCTGCACGCTCAGGCAAGGTCGACCAACAACAAGCCTCGACCAAGTCAGGCACCTGCACCGACCAACCAACGCCCAGGTGATCGCAAACCATTCCTTGGTCGATGTCAATGGTGCAACACCAAGGGACACGTCCTCGCTGAC
Coding sequences within it:
- the LOC123896741 gene encoding GDSL esterase/lipase At1g29670-like, encoding MESMIKAWLVMPILFLSANYLQQCVNGKSQVPCLFIFGDSLSDSGNNNNLPTSSKANYNPYGIDFPFGPTGRFTNGRTAIDIITQLLGFEEFIPPFANINGSDILKGVNYAAGGAGIRSETSMTSGFIISLGMQLKNHRDIVSQIAGKLGSVDKAQQYLNKCLYYVNIGSNDYINNYYLPQYYPTSLMYSPDQYAEALIQELSLNLLGLHDIGARKYVLVGLGLLGCVPYTIDNHGTNGSCVDEENDPAYIYNVKLKSLVDNFNKKFSLDSKFIFINSTLESDIQNPDRFLVSNAPCCPSGCFPDERPCYNRSDYVFWDDAHPTEAWNQLTAIRSYEDTDDSGYTYPMDIKQLVEQETMMKLEPSASS